A portion of the Hydrogenimonas thermophila genome contains these proteins:
- a CDS encoding DUF354 domain-containing protein, which translates to MKKNTIWFDLVTPKSVLFFSPIIKEIQKKCNVLITTRGGEGYKETTELLDLYRFKYHSIGSFGGGELKDKLHASISRQFQFLDYISHQNISKLVCLSSVDAVRVAFGLGIPVYNFYDIPLSDHKTNFKKALPQARLTIPLATKMFKPFVVPDEVILRFGLDKEQIVEYSFIDPLIWLDNFEFNNEYVNKLYKKYGIDRNKFTILVREEEYKACYVNKKYPFLYEALPKIYKKFDANIILIPRYESEYLKKEFPFAYVIEEKIFLQHLLKDVDLFIGGGGTINTESCFLGTPTISTRSFISHYDKWQIDNNLMVWTNDENELMNYVELAFHKKLIPNCNILKETSVNIDNIIKNIL; encoded by the coding sequence ATGAAGAAAAATACCATATGGTTTGACTTGGTAACCCCTAAATCTGTTCTATTCTTCTCTCCTATAATAAAAGAGATCCAAAAAAAATGTAATGTATTAATTACAACAAGAGGTGGAGAAGGTTACAAAGAAACTACTGAACTTCTTGACCTTTATAGATTTAAATATCATAGCATAGGTAGTTTTGGTGGAGGCGAGTTAAAAGATAAACTTCATGCCTCAATATCAAGACAATTTCAATTCTTAGATTATATTTCACATCAAAACATCTCAAAGCTTGTATGTCTATCTTCTGTTGATGCTGTAAGAGTTGCTTTTGGGCTTGGAATTCCAGTGTATAATTTTTATGATATTCCATTAAGTGACCATAAGACAAACTTTAAAAAAGCTCTTCCACAAGCAAGACTTACCATTCCACTTGCAACTAAAATGTTTAAGCCTTTTGTAGTTCCTGATGAGGTAATTTTAAGATTTGGACTAGATAAAGAGCAGATCGTTGAATATAGTTTTATAGATCCTCTTATTTGGCTTGATAATTTTGAGTTTAATAACGAGTATGTAAATAAATTATATAAAAAATATGGAATTGATAGAAATAAATTTACTATTTTAGTAAGAGAAGAGGAGTATAAAGCCTGTTATGTTAATAAAAAATACCCTTTTCTTTATGAAGCACTGCCTAAAATATATAAAAAATTTGATGCAAATATAATTCTAATTCCAAGATACGAAAGTGAATACTTAAAAAAAGAGTTCCCTTTTGCCTACGTAATAGAAGAAAAAATATTTTTACAACATCTTTTGAAAGATGTTGATCTCTTTATTGGTGGTGGTGGCACTATAAATACAGAGAGCTGTTTTCTTGGTACGCCTACCATCTCAACCAGGAGTTTCATAAGCCACTATGATAAATGGCAAATAGATAATAACCTTATGGTTTGGACAAATGATGAAAATGAATTAATGAATTATGTAGAATTAGCTTTTCATAAAAAGTTAATTCCTAATTGCAATATTTTAAAAGAAACAAGTGTTAATATAGACAATATCATAAAAAATATATTATAA
- the asnB gene encoding asparagine synthase (glutamine-hydrolyzing), translated as MCGIVGTNFFLKYFNKAVNKLFSRGPDNQDILIYKNNCFGHTRLSIIDLDAEANQPMEFDEIIIVFNGEIYNYKELIKEHNLKVVTKSDTEVLIRLYQKYDVDFLKLINGMFSFCIYDKKKRRFFCARDRFGKKPFYYYYKNGKFIFGSEIKAILSCLDKTPSMNNEAFYEYLSFMTPIHQNTFYKDIKKLQAGHYLILDNNLKIKKYYDIDKIETKYFDKNKSLSDIEDLLISSLKYRLVSDVKVASLLSGGVDSSFISALYAKIVGKIDTFSIGYDEYLHYSELDYAKIVAKHINSNHNEIVISKRDFLETIDKILEATDEPFGDSATIPTYILSQAIHKNGIKVALSGEGADENFLGYDNYFKMFSYYASTPKESEFNLTKDWEYNYRRLNNLPIYQTSGETFTEKQKKLLLKNYSEKFFIKEFLTNYTPVKWVSYIDFKIWIAEVLMTKIDRASMANSLEIRAPFLDFRLVEYMFQIDDELKKGDTNKSLLKQIAIKYLPQKIVYRQKKGFSSPFIEWLYDEYDKEILDTILIVNKEINIFNEEFVKFLFNEAKEKRFKQHIWQLFLFAKWFNKVYL; from the coding sequence ATGTGTGGTATAGTTGGGACAAATTTTTTTTTAAAATACTTTAATAAAGCTGTAAATAAATTATTTTCTAGAGGTCCAGATAATCAAGATATTTTAATCTATAAGAATAATTGTTTTGGACATACTAGACTTTCAATCATTGACCTAGATGCAGAAGCAAACCAACCTATGGAGTTTGATGAAATCATAATTGTATTCAATGGTGAAATCTATAACTACAAAGAGCTTATAAAAGAGCATAATTTAAAGGTAGTTACAAAAAGTGATACTGAAGTTTTAATTAGACTTTATCAGAAATATGATGTAGATTTTTTAAAACTTATTAATGGAATGTTTAGTTTTTGTATTTATGACAAGAAAAAACGAAGATTTTTTTGTGCCAGAGACAGATTTGGCAAAAAGCCATTCTATTACTACTACAAAAATGGCAAATTTATATTTGGTAGTGAGATAAAAGCTATTTTAAGTTGTTTAGACAAAACACCAAGTATGAATAATGAAGCATTTTATGAGTATCTCTCTTTTATGACACCAATACATCAAAATACATTTTATAAAGATATAAAAAAACTTCAAGCTGGACACTATCTTATTTTAGATAATAATTTAAAAATAAAAAAGTATTACGATATAGATAAAATAGAAACAAAATATTTTGATAAAAACAAAAGTTTATCTGATATTGAAGATCTTCTCATCTCATCTTTAAAATATAGGCTAGTCTCTGATGTAAAAGTGGCATCTCTTCTTTCTGGAGGGGTTGACTCTTCATTTATATCAGCACTTTATGCAAAAATAGTAGGTAAAATAGACACCTTCAGCATTGGGTATGATGAATACCTGCATTACAGTGAATTAGATTATGCAAAAATAGTAGCAAAACATATAAACTCAAATCATAATGAGATAGTTATATCTAAAAGAGACTTTTTAGAAACTATCGACAAGATCTTAGAAGCAACAGATGAACCATTTGGCGACAGTGCTACTATTCCAACATATATTTTAAGTCAAGCTATCCATAAAAATGGCATAAAAGTTGCACTTAGTGGGGAGGGAGCAGATGAGAACTTTTTAGGGTATGATAACTACTTTAAAATGTTCTCTTATTATGCCTCAACACCAAAAGAGTCTGAATTTAACCTAACAAAAGATTGGGAATATAACTACAGAAGATTAAATAACCTTCCGATATATCAAACTTCAGGTGAAACATTTACAGAAAAACAGAAAAAACTTCTATTAAAAAACTATAGTGAAAAATTTTTTATAAAAGAGTTTTTGACTAACTATACTCCTGTTAAATGGGTAAGTTACATTGACTTTAAAATATGGATAGCTGAAGTTTTAATGACAAAAATAGATAGAGCCAGCATGGCAAATTCACTTGAGATTCGAGCACCTTTTTTAGACTTTAGATTAGTTGAATATATGTTTCAAATTGATGATGAGTTAAAAAAAGGAGATACAAATAAAAGTTTATTAAAACAGATAGCAATTAAATATCTTCCACAAAAGATAGTTTATAGACAAAAAAAGGGATTTAGTTCACCTTTCATTGAATGGCTTTATGATGAGTATGATAAAGAAATTTTAGATACAATTTTGATAGTTAATAAAGAGATAAATATTTTTAATGAAGAATTTGTTAAATTTTTATTTAATGAGGCAAAAGAGAAAAGGTTTAAGCAGCATATATGGCAACTATTTTTATTTGCAAAATGGTTTAATAAGGTCTATTTATGA
- a CDS encoding radical SAM/SPASM domain-containing protein — protein sequence MYKIEDINYMVSLYCPGKCVNCNIWQYDKKEIIKDELDINIFEKIFSAKAIQHTNYFDLTAGESQLSPKYIDVVKIIAKNKPNAFIHTNISGWYPQKHYEVTKECLKYIKKENFRIDISLDGKKENYEKIRLVKNGYEKVLETIELLKPFGINLRVTMIVYKQNYNDILWFIDFAKKNQIEYFIGYARNANLLNNLNKQITYSKEELQFIEELLYKANWLNDRRKPNWLWAKSIYENSVPYFNCYMGKKAIVIDPYGNVYPCNDCLDFLNMGNLNDFDGNLDNLLTSKKALNVIKTVENKKCQPCGMLCAHKIEFPWGKQAGLQ from the coding sequence ATGTATAAAATAGAAGATATTAACTATATGGTAAGCTTATATTGTCCAGGAAAATGTGTAAACTGTAATATATGGCAATATGATAAAAAAGAGATCATAAAAGATGAACTAGATATAAATATTTTTGAAAAAATATTTTCTGCAAAAGCTATCCAACATACTAACTATTTTGATTTAACTGCAGGAGAGTCTCAACTCAGCCCAAAATATATTGATGTTGTTAAAATTATTGCAAAAAATAAACCAAATGCTTTTATTCATACAAATATTAGTGGATGGTATCCCCAAAAACATTATGAAGTTACTAAAGAATGTTTAAAATATATAAAAAAAGAGAATTTTAGAATTGATATTTCTCTTGATGGAAAAAAAGAGAATTATGAAAAAATCAGACTAGTTAAGAATGGATATGAAAAAGTTCTAGAAACAATTGAATTGCTAAAACCATTTGGAATAAATTTAAGAGTTACTATGATTGTTTATAAACAAAATTATAATGATATTCTTTGGTTTATAGATTTTGCTAAAAAAAATCAAATAGAATATTTTATAGGTTATGCAAGAAATGCAAACTTATTAAATAATTTAAATAAACAAATAACTTATTCTAAAGAAGAGTTACAATTTATTGAGGAACTTTTATATAAAGCTAATTGGCTAAATGATAGGAGAAAACCTAATTGGTTATGGGCAAAATCTATTTATGAAAATAGCGTTCCCTATTTTAATTGTTATATGGGGAAAAAAGCCATTGTAATTGATCCATATGGAAATGTATATCCTTGTAATGATTGTTTAGATTTTTTAAATATGGGAAATTTAAATGACTTTGATGGTAATTTAGATAATTTGTTGACATCAAAAAAAGCTTTAAATGTTATAAAAACAGTTGAAAATAAAAAGTGTCAACCTTGTGGAATGCTATGTGCCCATAAGATTGAATTTCCTTGGGGAAAACAAGCAGGACTACAGTAA
- a CDS encoding methyltransferase domain-containing protein codes for MLECPLCKAVNLKKVYINKNMPFGIFLKNEVIDLEISFCNNCGFVFQNSAYTDEYDKKVEKLYSSYDINRQYNFPKRDFYSQKALEFIEEFIKDEIDYNVLEIGSNRGDLLYLLKEKFQKINVLGCEPTKFQDLKVLTIQNFFSADLFCVKFDLIILRHTLEHIKYPKNFLEDVKKVLKDDGKIYIEVPNLLNSLNNKIEDFTPDHVNYFYLNTLTSSVSNLRLEKFCDNPFLYTIFSKQGNLNYKKNNKEDIINQFKEFQKSIDNITMELNKYKRVIFYGVGNYYLWIYNRFKNLLEKKELYFMDDFVKKDTILNLPKIKEYNSNDLIILCSSNRKIQEKMAKNLSNVNILKPYSGIFHV; via the coding sequence GTGCTAGAGTGTCCTTTATGCAAAGCTGTAAATCTTAAAAAGGTATATATTAATAAAAATATGCCTTTTGGGATATTTTTAAAAAATGAAGTTATTGATTTAGAGATTTCATTTTGTAATAATTGTGGATTTGTATTTCAAAATTCAGCTTATACAGATGAGTATGACAAAAAGGTAGAAAAGCTGTATAGCTCATATGATATAAATAGACAATACAATTTTCCAAAAAGAGACTTTTACTCACAAAAAGCTTTAGAGTTTATAGAAGAGTTTATTAAAGATGAAATTGATTACAATGTTTTGGAAATAGGATCTAATAGAGGAGATTTATTATATTTATTAAAAGAGAAGTTTCAAAAAATTAATGTTTTAGGTTGTGAGCCAACTAAATTTCAAGATTTAAAAGTTTTAACTATACAAAACTTCTTCTCTGCCGATCTTTTTTGTGTAAAGTTTGACTTAATTATTTTAAGACATACATTAGAACATATAAAATATCCAAAAAACTTTTTAGAAGATGTAAAAAAAGTATTAAAAGATGATGGAAAAATATATATAGAAGTTCCAAACCTTTTAAACTCTCTTAACAATAAAATAGAAGATTTTACACCTGATCATGTTAACTATTTTTATTTAAATACATTAACCTCTTCAGTTTCAAATTTAAGATTGGAAAAGTTTTGTGATAATCCATTTTTGTATACAATATTTTCTAAACAAGGAAATTTAAATTATAAAAAAAATAATAAAGAGGATATTATTAATCAGTTTAAAGAGTTTCAAAAAAGCATAGATAATATTACTATGGAATTAAATAAGTATAAAAGAGTAATCTTTTATGGTGTAGGTAACTACTATTTATGGATATACAATCGCTTTAAAAATTTACTAGAAAAAAAAGAACTATATTTTATGGATGATTTTGTTAAAAAAGATACTATTTTAAATCTTCCAAAAATTAAAGAGTATAATAGTAATGACTTAATCATACTTTGTAGTTCAAATAGAAAAATTCAAGAAAAAATGGCAAAAAATCTTTCTAATGTTAATATTTTAAAACCTTACAGTGGGATTTTTCATGTATAA
- a CDS encoding glycosyltransferase, whose protein sequence is MKIGILFHSLDRFAGGVDNRLSDLEISFPENLQREFLLFKKSVSLPHKGDITFVQSLKIPSWILKNKLTLKPFAIFFGFLNLFIRIYSTRRLIEQKKFDKILAIDDYFVLIAILATFRKNICIIASVRNNWDDMYNGTLIHLLPDFMYKRVLPFLMRKYVKHVHTVSKCLSNELKKNYNIKQCIYIYNLFDIKKIQLKAKDQIEIKEPFLINIGHFNRQKNQKDLLKTYYILKKEFEIKHKLLLIGDGSLKKDIIKEVEFYNLTDEVIFLNQKDNPYKYLKRASLYLSTSLFEGLPAVFIESIILEVPIVTYNFKCGANELAIHLTDKNPKSLAIKANEVLQDISLQKSSILFGKKIIEQELQKEKIINKWMELFKC, encoded by the coding sequence ATGAAAATAGGTATTTTATTTCACTCTTTAGATAGATTTGCAGGAGGTGTAGATAACCGTTTAAGTGATTTAGAAATATCTTTTCCAGAAAATTTACAAAGAGAATTTTTACTATTTAAAAAAAGTGTTTCTCTACCTCATAAAGGTGATATTACATTTGTTCAATCTTTAAAAATTCCTTCTTGGATTTTAAAAAATAAGTTAACATTAAAACCATTTGCTATTTTTTTTGGTTTTTTAAACCTTTTTATAAGAATTTACTCAACAAGAAGATTAATAGAACAAAAGAAATTTGACAAAATTTTAGCAATAGATGATTATTTTGTATTAATTGCAATTTTGGCCACTTTTAGAAAAAATATTTGCATAATTGCATCTGTAAGGAATAATTGGGATGATATGTATAATGGTACTTTAATACATTTACTTCCTGACTTTATGTACAAAAGAGTTCTTCCTTTTTTAATGAGAAAATATGTAAAACATGTCCATACAGTATCTAAATGTTTATCCAATGAGTTAAAAAAAAACTATAACATTAAACAATGTATTTATATTTACAATCTTTTTGATATTAAAAAGATCCAACTGAAGGCAAAAGATCAAATAGAAATAAAAGAACCTTTTCTAATAAATATAGGACATTTTAATAGACAAAAAAATCAAAAAGATCTTTTAAAAACTTACTATATCTTAAAAAAAGAATTTGAAATTAAACATAAATTATTACTTATAGGAGATGGTAGTTTAAAAAAAGATATTATTAAAGAAGTTGAATTTTATAATTTAACCGATGAAGTAATTTTTTTAAATCAAAAAGATAATCCATATAAATATTTGAAAAGGGCCTCTCTTTATCTTTCTACATCATTATTTGAAGGGCTACCTGCTGTTTTTATTGAATCAATTATATTGGAAGTTCCAATAGTTACATATAATTTTAAATGTGGTGCAAATGAACTTGCTATTCATTTAACAGATAAAAATCCAAAATCGTTAGCAATAAAAGCAAATGAAGTTTTACAAGATATTTCTCTTCAAAAATCTTCAATTTTATTTGGGAAAAAGATTATAGAACAAGAGTTACAAAAAGAGAAGATTATAAATAAGTGGATGGAGTTATTTAAGTGCTAG
- a CDS encoding radical SAM protein has product MYKIDDLVYPISRFCPGKCLNCNIYQEDPHIENETSIELFEKILQSKVLKDTFYFSLTGGESQLSNKFIPVLELIAKYKPKSYIHSNTSGWHTKRTIEVAQKGLELFDKDRFRIDISVDGIKEDYERVRLTKDGWEKAMNTTKELLKLGLKPTFVMIVYKQNYKSIKKFVEMCHEKGVGWYIGFFVESDNFNNKGKVKYYTNQEIDEIETSLYEIGFMDSKHYVNWLWAKSVYLGNIPEFKCMMGSRSLLIDPYGNVYPCGGGQEKRLNKMLYMGNIKDYNGNLDRLLNDKKALKVLDNIKQKKCQPCDLLCAHKIEFPWGKGTGL; this is encoded by the coding sequence ATGTATAAGATTGATGATTTAGTATATCCAATAAGCAGATTTTGTCCTGGAAAATGCTTAAACTGTAACATCTATCAAGAAGATCCACATATAGAAAATGAAACAAGTATAGAGTTATTTGAAAAAATTTTACAAAGCAAAGTATTAAAAGATACATTTTATTTTTCATTAACAGGTGGAGAATCACAGCTTAGTAATAAATTTATTCCTGTATTAGAGTTAATTGCTAAATATAAACCAAAATCATATATACATTCAAATACAAGTGGTTGGCATACAAAAAGAACTATTGAAGTTGCACAAAAAGGACTAGAACTTTTTGATAAAGATAGATTTAGAATTGATATATCAGTAGATGGAATAAAAGAAGATTATGAAAGAGTAAGACTTACAAAAGATGGTTGGGAAAAAGCTATGAACACAACTAAAGAGCTTTTAAAACTGGGATTAAAACCAACATTTGTAATGATAGTATATAAACAAAACTATAAATCTATAAAAAAGTTTGTTGAAATGTGCCATGAAAAAGGGGTTGGATGGTATATTGGTTTTTTTGTAGAAAGTGATAATTTTAATAATAAAGGGAAAGTAAAATATTATACAAATCAAGAAATAGATGAGATAGAAACTAGTTTATATGAGATTGGATTTATGGACTCAAAACATTATGTAAACTGGTTATGGGCAAAATCAGTTTATCTAGGCAATATTCCAGAATTTAAATGTATGATGGGTAGTAGATCTTTATTAATTGATCCATATGGTAATGTTTATCCTTGTGGTGGAGGACAAGAAAAAAGACTTAACAAAATGCTTTATATGGGTAATATTAAAGATTATAATGGTAATTTAGATAGACTTTTAAATGACAAAAAAGCATTAAAAGTTCTTGATAATATCAAACAAAAAAAATGTCAACCGTGTGATCTTCTTTGTGCCCATAAAATAGAATTTCCTTGGGGTAAAGGGACAGGGTTATAA
- a CDS encoding radical SAM protein, protein MNNYDEVQQNYKKWHNIENKENYEKIKKSFLQNHLQQGITRVQIEPTNRCNFNCIMCPIDEIEPTKRKDLTFDEFRLILSKLPKSVKNICLSGLGEPFLNKNYIEMVKFAKEQGFYVEVYNNSSLFNKDILKYADEVNFSVDAIDQKTLTEIRKGVKPDKLFDTIIEAINNKLKCKININFTVNYKNYKDIKNIYQFCQISGVDHLSIQATSNNYFPKTEKYIEFKKFIEKNKLIDWEFIVKNYDKKYNFSLTIWYPRKLKGFCAWGFSNIYITSNLDIIQCCHQVTNPIIFGNLKKEEFNNIYNSEKMKSFRSKHIYDEDIFLCNNCPY, encoded by the coding sequence ATGAATAATTATGATGAAGTTCAACAAAATTATAAAAAATGGCACAATATAGAAAATAAAGAAAACTATGAAAAAATAAAAAAAAGTTTTTTACAAAACCATTTACAGCAAGGTATTACAAGAGTTCAAATAGAGCCTACTAATAGATGTAACTTCAACTGCATTATGTGTCCTATTGATGAAATAGAACCTACAAAAAGAAAAGATTTAACTTTTGATGAATTTAGACTTATTTTATCAAAACTACCTAAAAGTGTAAAAAATATTTGTTTATCAGGATTAGGAGAACCTTTTTTAAATAAAAACTATATTGAAATGGTAAAATTTGCAAAAGAACAAGGGTTTTATGTAGAAGTTTATAATAATAGTTCTCTTTTTAATAAGGATATTTTAAAATATGCTGATGAAGTCAATTTTTCTGTAGATGCTATAGATCAAAAGACATTAACAGAGATACGAAAAGGGGTTAAACCAGATAAACTATTTGATACTATCATTGAAGCTATAAACAATAAGCTAAAATGCAAAATAAATATTAATTTTACTGTAAATTACAAAAATTATAAAGATATTAAAAATATCTATCAGTTCTGTCAAATATCTGGAGTAGATCATTTGAGTATTCAGGCAACAAGCAATAACTATTTTCCAAAAACAGAAAAATATATAGAATTTAAAAAATTTATTGAAAAAAACAAACTAATTGACTGGGAATTTATAGTAAAAAATTATGATAAAAAGTATAATTTTAGCTTGACTATTTGGTATCCAAGAAAATTAAAAGGATTTTGTGCTTGGGGATTTTCAAACATATATATTACTTCAAATTTAGATATAATCCAATGTTGTCATCAAGTTACAAATCCAATAATTTTTGGAAACTTAAAAAAAGAAGAATTTAATAATATATATAATTCAGAAAAAATGAAAAGTTTCAGGAGTAAGCATATATATGATGAAGATATATTTTTATGTAATAACTGTCCATATTAG
- a CDS encoding class I SAM-dependent methyltransferase → MKQIIEFISYKIIPIITLDIYAPNVSLWNMNFLNWYYLKKYMKKASKKYINGICLDIGSGNSPYKRYIKVDKYISVDKKETQAVAYKQNEHQIEADIKKLPFDNNYADTVLLNQVLEHIDDYEQALSEVHRVLKKDGTFVISVPFIYHIHSEPNDYFRFSEYGLKYILEKHNFRIMEFHYLGYIGTTLVSIWNSFLWQIWNKNIQLKFLRNTVFLIPLLLLFFLNNILGLILDLFQHKKFCPNYLVIARKI, encoded by the coding sequence ATGAAACAAATAATTGAGTTTATCTCTTATAAAATTATTCCTATTATAACTTTAGATATTTATGCTCCAAATGTTTCTTTATGGAATATGAATTTTTTAAATTGGTACTATTTAAAAAAATATATGAAAAAAGCTTCTAAAAAATATATAAATGGAATATGTTTAGATATTGGTAGCGGTAATTCCCCTTATAAAAGATATATAAAAGTAGATAAATATATAAGTGTTGATAAAAAAGAGACTCAGGCAGTAGCATATAAACAAAATGAACATCAAATAGAAGCTGATATAAAAAAGTTACCATTTGACAATAATTATGCCGATACAGTTTTGTTAAATCAAGTTTTAGAACATATTGATGATTATGAACAAGCATTAAGTGAAGTCCATAGAGTTTTAAAAAAAGATGGAACTTTTGTTATTTCAGTGCCTTTTATATATCATATACATTCAGAACCAAATGATTACTTTAGATTTTCTGAATATGGTTTAAAGTACATTTTAGAAAAACACAATTTTAGAATTATGGAATTTCACTATCTAGGATATATTGGTACTACTCTTGTATCTATATGGAATAGCTTTTTATGGCAAATATGGAATAAAAACATACAACTAAAATTCTTAAGAAATACTGTTTTTTTAATTCCACTATTATTATTATTTTTTTTAAATAATATTTTAGGTTTAATCTTAGATCTATTTCAACACAAAAAGTTTTGTCCAAATTATTTAGTCATAGCGAGAAAAATATGA
- a CDS encoding glycosyltransferase family 2 protein — translation MKSIDILIPTYNRGYLLNSVVENILQQNYNNMKIIISDNCSTDNTQKIGSILSSKYNNVYYFRNTQNLGIYGNYNYALEHYCKSEYVLILSDDDFFIDFNYIKKSMEYIEKENLVWIGAGYNIVNTFTNKIKSFYRDSNFLGTGKEFLKIHKFGLDNFSWFTIIFNRTEALKVKFDTKLRNADYLTIFNIAFNKKIMILNDIVGVYTLNNFQSNHNVNEKHVFDGYKLYIELKNNYKEKYCDEIFIKNVKSYICSCFKFLMDKDAVFNLINFNDEYWIDHFKNLNNGLFYPFFDNETDKRYSIYKTNKTLFKKSRLKEMEKNWNEIRNEYIKEYIKVFDETNN, via the coding sequence ATGAAAAGCATTGATATTTTAATTCCTACATATAATAGAGGATATTTGCTAAATAGTGTAGTTGAAAATATCTTACAACAAAACTATAATAATATGAAAATTATTATCTCAGATAATTGTTCTACCGACAATACTCAAAAGATTGGGTCAATATTGAGTTCAAAATATAATAATGTATATTATTTTAGAAATACTCAAAATTTAGGTATTTATGGAAATTATAATTATGCATTAGAACACTACTGTAAGTCTGAATATGTATTAATATTATCTGATGATGATTTTTTTATAGATTTTAATTATATTAAAAAATCAATGGAGTATATTGAAAAAGAAAATTTAGTTTGGATTGGTGCTGGATATAATATAGTAAATACTTTTACAAATAAAATAAAGTCTTTTTATAGAGATTCAAATTTTTTGGGTACTGGTAAAGAATTTTTAAAAATACATAAATTTGGACTAGATAACTTTAGCTGGTTTACAATAATTTTTAATAGAACTGAGGCTTTAAAAGTAAAGTTTGATACAAAATTACGTAATGCTGACTATTTGACTATATTTAATATAGCTTTTAACAAAAAAATTATGATATTAAATGATATTGTTGGAGTGTATACTTTAAATAATTTTCAATCAAATCATAATGTTAATGAAAAACATGTTTTTGATGGTTATAAGCTCTATATAGAGCTTAAAAATAACTATAAAGAGAAATATTGCGATGAAATATTCATAAAAAATGTAAAAAGTTATATTTGTTCATGTTTTAAATTTTTAATGGATAAAGATGCAGTATTTAATTTAATTAATTTTAATGATGAATATTGGATAGATCATTTTAAAAACTTAAATAATGGACTGTTTTATCCTTTTTTTGATAACGAAACAGATAAAAGATACTCTATATACAAAACAAATAAAACTTTATTTAAAAAAAGTAGGCTAAAAGAAATGGAAAAAAATTGGAATGAAATAAGAAATGAATATATTAAAGAATATATAAAGGTATTTGATGAAACAAATAATTGA